The stretch of DNA ATGATATCGTCTTTTCAGGAAGTGGAGAGATGTTCTGATTCAGTTCGATGTTGACGCATTTTATTATAAAGTGTCGCCCGGCTGATACCGAGAAGTTTGGCAGCCTGCGTTCTATTTCCATTCGCCTTTTTCATCGCAATCGCGATTCTTTCTCTTTCCAGGATCTGAATCGCAAAATGAGTGGATTCCTGAAGCGGATCGATCGATTCGTCTTCCGCCGACCGCTCGCTAAATAGCGCTTCCAGTCTGATTTCATTTCCGGGGCTGATCAATACCGCTCTTTCTATGACATTTTCAAGTTCGCGGACATTTCCGTGCCAGGGATAATCCATGAGAATCTTCATGACCTGAGGCGAAATCAGTTTCGGCAATAATGCGTTGTGTTCGCAATATTTTTTTATAAAATGATCCACCAGAAGAGGGATATCCTCCTTGCGTTCCTTGAGCGACGGAAGAAGGACCGGAACGACCGCCAGGCGATAATACAGATCCTCACGGAAAGTCTTCTTTTTAACCCCCTCCCGAAGGTCTTTATTGGTTGCGGCCACCACCCGGACATCGACATGAACGCTTTTGTTGCTCCCTACCGGTTTAAATTCACTCTCCTGGAGAACTCTCAGAAGTTTGGATTGAAAGGCGATCGTGGTATCGCCAATTTCATCCAGCAGGAGCGTCCCGCCATCCGCCTCTTCAAACAGACCTTTCTTATTGCTAATCGCACCTGTAAAAGAACCCCTCACATGACCAAACAATTCACTCTCCAGGAGCGTTTCAGGAAGCGCGCCGCAGTCTACCGTCACAAACGGGCGTTCTCTCCGGGGGGAATTAAAATGTATGGCTCGAGCGATCAACTCTTTACCTGTTCCCGATTCTCCATTGATTAATATGGTCGTATTGCTGTACGCCACCATTTTGATCATTCTAAAAAGGGATCGCATCCGGGGGCTTTGTCCGATAATATCCTTAAAATCCTTGTTCACTTCCACTTTTTCTCGAAGCTGTTCCACTTCCAGTTTCAGATGATAGATTTCGAGCGCTTTCTTGACGACCAGCTTGACTTCGTCGTTATTAACCGGCTTGGTCAGGTAGTCAAACGCCCCTTCTTTCATCGCAGAGACCGCCGTATCCACCGTTCCAAAGGCAGTCAACAGGATTACCAGCGTGTTCGGTGCTTTCTCTTTCACTTTTTTAAGGAGTTGAATGCCGTCCATACCCCCCATTTTCAAATCAGAGATGACCAGATCAAACGGATCTGTCTCCAAACGCCTGACCGCCTCTTCTCCTGACGAAGCGCTCTCGACCTGATACCCCTCTTTTGCCAGAATCTTTTTAAAGAGAGCTCTCATATTCGGCTCGTCATCAACGACCAGAATTCGGTCAGCGGATGGAAGATTTCTGGTATTCATTTTTCCACTTCCTTCTTTTTGACAGGAAAATAGAGATAGAAAATCGTCCCTTTTCCCGGACTGCTTTCAACGGCCATCCTGCCCCCATGTCCCTTCATGATACTTTCGCAAATGGATAATCCAAGTCCCATCCCTTTCGTCTGCTTGGTTGTAAAAAAAGTGCGGAAGATTTTAGGAAGATCATTCGGTTGGATGCCGGATCCTGTATCTTCGACCCTGATGACCACTTCGTTGGATCCCGGCGCCAGACCATGTCCGCGGATCTCTTCTCGATCACTCTGATCAATCTCTCCGCCTACGGTCAATTCCCCCCCATCCGGCATGGCTTCAATCGCGTTAAAGAAAAGATTCACCAGGACCTGCATCACCTGCTGGGGATCCGCCCAGATCTGCGGAAGTTCATCCTGGGTTGTAACGGAAGTCTGAATCTTTTGTTTGAGAGCTTGTCCCGAAATGAGATCGACGGCTTTGCGAATCACCTGGGTGACATCCACCTCGGCAAACTGGGAGGGAGTCGGTCGTCCGAATTCCATCAAATCCCGCATGATTTTCTTGCAGCGGCGGGCCTCTTCTTCGATAATTTTCAGGGAATGATAACGGGGATCACCCGGGTCGACTTCCGTCAACAGGTCCTGGGTAAAACCGAGAACAATCCCGAGGGGATTATTAAATTCATGGGCAATTGAAGCGGCCATCTCTCCTATCGAGACCAGTCTTTCGGAGCTGATGAGCTGTTGCTCCATCTCCTTTTCACGCGTGACATCTTTCGCGATTTCGACCACCCATTTCACCGCTTTCCCGGAGTCATTCCGATCGGTCTTCACCGGCATGAGGAGCAGTTCCTCAAAACAGGCTTCCCGGGTTTGAACGTTCTGATCTTTAAGCAGCACAAAACCGGCTTCGCCCCGTTCAAATGTTTTTAGCGCGGGACAGTAAGTACAGGGCTCCTCCTTATTATAAAAAACCTGATAGCATTTCCCGCCATTTTCATGGTAACCCCGTATTCCGTTCGGACTGCGACGTGCCGCCGCGGAATTAATATAAAGGACATTAAACTGATGATCAATGATTTCAATCGCCTCCGGGAAACCATCCAGGACAGCCTGAAACAGCTGTTCCCGCTCTTCCAGGACTCGAAGACGTTCAATCAAATTCTGATCTTTTGAATGCGGCATAAATTAATCCTATTCCCTTGAAAAAAGGAAGTCAATATCATTTCAATGTCGTGAAATCAAAGTAAATATGGCGCTGGAATTTTTCGGCTGGGAAAGGAAGGCGTCTAGTTTGAAGCTTTGGCTTCCTGGAGCTTTTCAGACGGGAATTTTATCTTTTCGACTTTGACCTTGACAATTCTTCTGAGATCCATGTCGACAATGGTAAACTTGTAATCTCCAAACTGGATGATTTCACCCCCCCGGGGCATATTCTGAAGCTGGGAGAGGACAAATCCCCCCAGCGTCTCGTATTCTCCCGACTCCGGAATTGGAAGCTTATAATCCATATTGAGGTCCCGGACCGATAATGAAGCATCAATCAACAGGGAGCCGTCTTTCAGACGTTCGACCGGCTTCTCTTCTGTGTCATATTCGTCGCGAATTTCACCGACAATTTCTTCGATCAGATCTTCCATCGTCACGAGTCCTTCTACACTTCCATATTCATTGATGACGATCGCCATCTGCATTCTCCTTCTCTGGAGCTCCTTTAAAAGATGGCTGACTTTCATCGTTTCAGGCACAAAATAAGCGGGATGAAGCATGTTTTTTAAAATGAGCGGCTGTTTATTCGCGAGAGATTCAAAGATGTTTTTATAATTGAGGAGCCCAATGATATCATTGATCCCTCTCTTAAAGACGGGGTACCTTGAAAATTTATGCTCGGCGGCATATTTGAGGAGTTCCTCTTCCGATGTATTCAGATCAAGCGCATGAATTTTGGGCCTGGGAATCATGACTTCTTTGACTGAGATATCGGTAAATTCGAATACCGAATGGATAAGTTCCTGCTCGGTCTGGTCGATCAAGCCCTGTTCACGGCCCTCTTTTAACATCAGTTTGATTTCCTCTTCCGAACCATGGGTATTCTCGATAATATTCTTCGATATTTTGAAGGGACGCAGTACGATTCTTGACGAGTAGGTGAGCACTTTCGCCAGTGGAAGAAAGATTTTATAAAGTATATCCATGGGCTTGGCCATGGCAAGCGCAATCTTGTCCGGATATCGAAGTGCCAGGGATTTGGGAACTAACTCTCCCAGTGTGAGTGAAAAATAAGAAACAAAAACAACAACAACGGCGACCGAAAGTCCCTCACTGACCTTCTGGATTGCAGGATTGGGTATCGCCTGGAACAGGGGTTTCAGAACTTCGACCGAGATCACGCCGCCGATCGCGGCAGCTGTCGAACTGATAATGGTCAGTCCGATTTGTACGCTTGCCAGAAATCTCTCCATGTCCTTATGAAATGAGTGGATGATGATCGCACTTCGATCTCCATCCTCGGCCTTTTTCTTAATCTGAGCTTTCCGGGCGGCAATAATAGCGATTTCTGTACAGGAGAAAAATCCACTCACCAGGATCAAAATAAAAATAATGCTCAGATCTAAACCCAAATGACTCATTCTCTTCTCCTCTGACACGCGGATACCCGACGAAATTTAGAATAACATAGTTCCCGGATTGTCACAAGCCCGATTTATTAACATATCATTTACAATAAAATTGTTTGTTTTCTTCCTGACGCCCTCTCAATTTGATTTCGATTGACATTTTTTCATGATTAAGATAAATTGTACCTTATTCCGATGGGATTAATAAAGATTGAAAAAGAGCGAAACAATTTCAATCTGCCGCACAAGGATCCTTGCCTGGAGTCTTACTTAAGAGTAAAATAAATAGAATGGCTTCAGAAAGGACCCCCGGTCTCAATTTAAATCAGAAATGATTTAAAACCATCTTTTATATCCATTTTTCTGCAAGGAGTGTGTGTGGACTTACATCATCGAAACGACGAAATTATTGAAACAGATATCCTCATCATCGGTGGCGGCACTGCGGGCTGCCTGGCCGCAGTCGAAGCGAAAGAAATTAACCCTGCCCTCTCCGTGACGATTATGGAGAAGGCCCATGTTGACCGCAGCGGCTGTCTTGCAGGTGGAATGAATGCGATCAATGCCTACCTGAATCCGGGCGAAACCCCCGAAAGTTTTGTAAAATATGTTCGATTTGATTCCTGTGGCCTGATTCGTGAAGATCTCGTCAAGAGCATGGCAGAACTCTTTGAGTATTCCGTCAAGAAAGTGGAAAAATGGGGTCTCCCGATCTTATCGGATGAAAAAGGCAACTACCTTCCGCGCGGAAGATGGAACATCAAAATTAACGGAGAATCATTAAAACCGATTATTGCCAAAGCGGCTAAACAATCCGGCACAAAAATTCTGAACTGGGTCGTCGGCACGAATTTTATCGTCCAGGGAAATCGCGTTCTGGGCGCCGTCGGCTTCAGTATCCGTCACGGAAGAATGTATATTGTCAAAGCCAAAGCGACCATTATCGCCACAGGCGGCGCTGCCGGCATTTATAAACCCAATAATATGCATGACGCACAACATAAGACCTGGTACAGCCCGTTTAATAATGGTGCCGGGTATGCCATGGGAATCCGTGCCGGGGCCGAAATGACCAGTTTCGAAATGCGTTATGTTGCTCTCCGAACCAAAGACGCGATCGCCCCGACCGGAACGATTGCGCTGGGCGTCAACGCCCCGCAGGTGAACGCCAAAGGGGAAAAATTCATGCAGACGAAATATGCGCATCTCGGCGGCGATGGCGCACCGACTCCCTACCGGGCCTATGCGCCCATCATGGAGATCAAGGAAGGAAGAGGCCCGGTCTATCTCGATACCCGGCACATTACGGAAAAACAGGCCTCGGATTTGAAAGCGGCTTTTCTGGATATGTACCCGTCACAGGTCCTCTACTGGACTGCAAATGAAATCGATCCGAGCAAGGAACCCGTCGAGGTCCAGACAACGGAACCCTACATTGTGGGCGGACATTGTCAGGGCGGCTATTGGATCGATGTGAATCGGAAGACAACGCTGGAAGGTCTTTATGCGGCGGGAGATGTCGCAGGCGGGGCCCCCTTTAAATTTGTTTCCGGATGCTGGGCGGAAGCGGTGATTGCAGCAAGAGATGCTGCGGCGACGGTACAAAAAGTTTCGTTTGGCGATATCGATCCTGCGTGGATTGAGAAAGAAGCCGAGAGAGTCTACCGCCCCTTGTTGAACTACAGAAATAAGCCGGAACAAGGAGTTCTTCCGTATGACATGGAAGTCCGGCTCCAGAAAATTATGGATGAATACGCCGGCGGCGTCTCCACTTATTATGAAATGAATGAAGAACGATTGCTGATCGCACGGAAACAACTCGCAAAAATCCCGTCCCAGTTTGAATACCTGGTGGCCAATGATTTGCACCAGCTCATGAAAGCACATGAAATTATTGACCGGGTGATCGTTGCGCGGGTCCTGGTGGAGCATCTCCTTTATCGGAAAGAAACCCGGTGGCCCTCCTATCAAACACGGATGGATTACCCGGATCGCGATGATGACCATTGGCTGAAGTTCGTCAATTCGAGGGTGAACCTTGAGAATGGCGAGATTGAAATGCTGACGAGGCCGTATGAGCAGTTGGTCCCAGGGGACCGCTACAAACCAAGGTAGGAATCTGCTGAAAATGTTTATCTGCTTCGTTCTCGTCGCTCGGCAATCCTCACGTACGGATCAAGTTCGCTCCGGTTGCCTCGCTCCTGCGGCCTTGCATATAAAACATTTTCAGCAGATTTATTGAAATTAAAAATGAAAAGGAGCTTGAATGCCTGTTTATGTCAATCCCAATGTTTGCAACGGTTGTAACGGAGCCGCCCAACCCCCTTGTATCCGGATGTGTCCGGGAGATCTGATTGTCAAGGATCTCCTGACCGACAAAGCCTATTTAAAATATCCGGAAGATTGCTGGGATTGTCTCCCTTGCGTCAAATCGTGTCCCGAAGAAGCGATTGACTTTTACCTCTCTTACCAGATGGGATTCAAGAATGCTTCGTTAAAACCTCACATTCCCAAAACAAGAGACCACATTGTATGGGAAAGTATTGACACCCATGGAAAAAAAGAGACCTTTACCATTCGCACCAAAATTCTAGACATTGAAATTGATGAAAAAGTAGAAGGTTCGACACCGGCCGACTTTTCCATCTAAAATGCATTTCATTTGAAGAAGGAGCAAACCATGACACCGCCCAATGCACTCCAGGAGAAGAAAGAGGCCGCGGGAAAGATTCCCCATGACCTTTTAACCGAGATTGAATCGTTTGAAGCGCAGGTTGAAAAAGTCCGCCAGGGAAAAATCTCTCTGGATCAGTTCAGACCTTTCAGGCTTCAACACGGTATTTATGGACAACGTCAGACGAATGTGCAGATGTTCCGGGTTAAAATTCCCTATGGAGGATTGAATTCGGACCAGATGGACCGCCTGGCGGATATCGCCGAAGAACATACCAACGGAATCCTCCACACCACGACTCGACAGGATATTCAGCTTCACTGGATTTCTCTCTCAAAATGCGGCGAAATCATGAGAAAAATTACCGAAGTGGGACTGACCACACGGGAGGCTTGTGGAAATACGATCAGAAACGTGACTGGATGCCATAAAGCCGGAGTCTGTCCCTCTGAGGCCTTTGACGTTTCCCCTTATGCCGGAGCCATTTCAAAACATTTCTTGCGAAACCCTGTCTGCCAGAGCATGCCCAGGAAATTCAAAATCAGTTTTTCGGGATGCGCGACCGCCTGCGCGCTCCCCGGAATTCACGATATCGGGCTGGTTGCTGAAAAAAGAATATCAGCCGACCAGAAAGAAATTCTGGGATTCAAGGTGTTCGCAGGGGGAGGATTGGGGGCAATGCCAAGAGTCGCCCATCTTCTTGAAGATTTTATCCCCACCACGGAACTGACCCGCGTATGCGAAGCTATTGTCCGTGTGTTCGACCGATTTGGAAACAGAAAAAATAGAAACCGGGCCCGATTGAAATTTGTCATCGATAAACTGGGAATGGCTCAATTTAATAAACTCTATAAAGTGGAGTACGAAAAGCTCGCTCAAAAGGCCGAAATGACTTTTGGGCTCCCATCGCTGCAGCACGAAAACGGATCCGCGCTCCCTTCCTCCGGAAAGGGTCTGGAAAACGGTCATGCCAAAGAGAACGGAAACGATTATGACTACTGGTTATCCACCAACGTGGAACCTCAAAAACAGTCCGGGTTTTCGATGGTTCAGGTCCGTCTCATCCTCGGAGACATTCAAGCTTCGGAATTCCGGCAGGTCGCGGAGATCGCGCGACAATATGCCGGAGGAAATTCACGCATTACAATCAATCAGAACCTGTTACTCCGCTGGGTGAAAAATGAAAATCTTCCCCGGGTTTATGAGGCTCTTAAAAAAGCCGGACTGGCAAAGGGGGGTGCGGAAACCATGAGCGATATCGTCTCCTGTCCGGGAGCAGATACCTGTGGCATCGCGATCACCTCTTCCAAGCAGATGGCCACCAGCTTGTCTAAATCGCTGGGTAACGGATCAGGAGAAAGTTCCGGTCTTGACGGCATCAGAATCAAAATCAGCGGGTGTCAGAATTCCTGCGGACAGCACCATATGGCGCCCATCGGATTGCACGGGGTTAGCAAAACCATCGGAGAACACACCGCGCCGTTTTATGAACTCCATCTTGGAGGCCGCGATTCGGCCGAAGGGACGACTTTTGCCAAGGCAATTACCAAGATTCCGGCCAAAAACGTCCCGTTGGCCGTTGAAAAAGTTCTTTCACTTTACCGGGAAAAACGACTGGAAGGCGAAAGCTTTGTCCAGTTTACGGACCGATTCGGCAAGAAAGGCTTTACGGAAGAACTTAAGCCGCTTATTCAACTCCCCTCTTTTGAAGAAAAACCCCAGTTTTACTACGACTGGGGAGGGACCCGGGAATTTGAGGTGGTTGACCTGGGACCGGGAGAATGCGCGGGAGGAGCGGACGCGATGATCAAGACCAGCTTCGACGAAGCCGAAGCGGAATTGGCTATTGCTCGGGAACAGAATGAAAATCAACAGGGGGCATTTGCCCTGTCAAAAGCTTATCGGGCCGTCGTTGCCGGAATTAAAGGAATGCTCATCCTGAAGGGACTCGAACCGGCAACCGACACTGAAGCGTTTCAGGCTTTTCACGAACATTATCTGAAAAAGGGTGCTTTCTCGGGAAAATTTGGTGATTTTTCCACTTTTGTCGAGAAATTGGAACGAGGCGGACACCCGTCGTCCGCCGAGGTCTCGCAGGATATCGCACGGGTCGGAACTTTCCTCGAGGAGTGCCGGATCTTGTACGCCCTCTCCGATTCAGAATTAAAACCGGCGGCGGCCAAAACGGAGCATGAAAGTGAGGACGCCAAAGCGACGCGCCAGATTGAAACGGCAAAAAAAGAGGCCGTTGAAGAAGCCGAAAAACTCATCGAAATTGTTCCCAATGCAAAAATGGATTTAAGGGGAGTAAAATGCCCCATTAATTTCGTACGAACAAAATTAAAACTGGAAATGATGGATTCCGGAGAAATTCTCGAAGTTCTTCTGGACGAAGGAGAACCGGCCGAAAACGTCCCGAGGTCCGTAAAGGATGAGGGGAATCAGGTCCTGGGTCTCTCGCAAATTGATCATTATTTTAAGCTCGTAATTAAAAAGCCGTAAGGTTTGACGGACAGCGCGAGTTCTCAAGACAGGTTTGATGACGTTTCAGGAAATAATCGCAAAGATCGGGAAGGGACAAAAGGGAGCCAAGAATCTAAACAGAGAAGAAGCAGAGTTTGCCATGAAACTTCTCCTGGAAGGTAAACCTTCCCCTTACCAGGTCGGCGCCTTTCTTATTTCCCTTCGGATAAAAGAAGAGTCTCCGGAAGAGCTGACCATTTTCACCCGGCTCGTCCGTTCGGCCTTTTATCCCGATTTAAAGAGCATGATCGTCAATCCGCATGAGTTGATCGACCTCCCCTTTTATGCGGGGAAAAAGAGCTCCTTTCATGTCGGAATACCCGCTTCGTTGATCATGGCAGGTGCCGGATTAAAGGTTGTTCTTCACGGAGATCCCACGCCTCCCGGAAGAACCAGCAAATCGATGATCCTCGATGTAATGGGATGGAAAAATCAACTTACTTTAAAAGAACGGATCGAATGTTTCCAGGAGACAGGCTGGAGCTATCTTGACATTACCCAGATTCACCCATCGGTCAAGACCTTCCTCGACCTGAGAATGGAGATTGGTCTCCGGTCCGTGTTTCACACACTTGCCCGGTTTCTAAATCCCTTCAATGCGGCCAGTCAGATCGTCGGGGTCTCACACCCTAAATCATTCGAGAAGATTGCCGAAGCAATGAAAATGCTCGGCATCTCAAGAGGGCTGGTCATCCGCGGTCTGGAGGGGGAATCTGAAGCGGGACTGTCCGGACCGGTTGAAGGGTTGTTGCTCGACCAGGGCAATATTACTAAAATTAAGCTGGACCCGGCGCTTCTTGGAATTCCTCCGGTTAATCGTACGGAAATCGAGATCAGGGATCCTCTATCGGAAGCGCTCACGGCTGAAAAAATACTGGATGGAAGCGATGGCGGAGACAAGAAATCGCTTTCACTTTGGAATGCCTGCATCGGTCTCTATCTTTCGGGCAAGGCGGAATCGATGGAAAAGGCTTATTCGCAGGCCCGGGAATCCCTTGAATCGGGAAAGGCATTCAAGATTCTCAAAATCTTCAAAAACAAGAAACTTCAGCCTATTAGGAGATCATAAACAATGACGACCCCTCTTCAAACAACAGAATCAGTTCCCCATGGCGGAAAACTCATTAATCGCATCCTGGAAGGAGATGAAAAAAAGGAAGCGGCAAAAAAAGCCGTATCTTTAAAGAAAAAACATCTCACCATCAGGGAAATTTCCGACCTGGAAATGATCGCAACAGGTGCCTTCTCACCACTCGACGGATTTATGAAAAAATCAGATTACGAGGGGGTCGTCCACCAGATGCATCTTGCCAACGGGCTTCCCTGGTCAATTCCCGTTACGCTTTCGGCGACTGAGGAAGAGGCCAGTTCATTCAAAAAAGAAATGGAGATCGCCCTGCTGGATGAAAAAAATGAGACCCTGGCCATACTGCATCTGGAAGAGATCTACCCTCAGCAGAAAGAGACCGAAGCGATCAAGGTCTATCGGACAGACTCCAAGGAACATCCCGGTGTTGCCCAGCTTTTCCAGACCGGGAAGATGCTGCTGGGCGGAAGCATTACCCTGATCAAAAAGCCGGATCATGATGATTTTCAGGCCTATCGTCGTGACCCGAAAGAGACCCGGGCCGAGTTCCAGCAAAAAGGTTGGAAAAAAGTGGTCGGATTTCAAACCCGGAATCCGATTCACCGCGCTCATGAATATATTCAAAAATGTGCCCTTGAAATTGTCGATGGATTGCTCGTGCATCCCCTCGTCGGCGCCACCAAGGGGGATGATATTCCCGCAGATGTCAGGATGCGTTGTTATGAGGCATTGCTTTCCGATTATTATCCCAAAGACCGGACGCTCTTATCCGTTTTTCCAGCCAATATGAGATATGCGGGTCCCCGCGAGGCGATTTTTCATGCCATCGTGCGAAAAAACTATGGATGCACCCACTTTATTGTCGGAAGGGACCATGCCGGCGTCGGAAATTATTACGGAACATTCGATGCGCATTATATCTTCGAGGAATTTAAGCCGGGGAGCCTGGGAATCACGCCGCTTTTTTTTGACAATACCTTTTACTGCAAGAAATGCCAGAGCATGGCATCGGTTAAAACCTGCCCTCACGATAAGGAGAGCCAGGTTTCCCTGTCAGGAACAAAGGTGCGGGAGATGTTAAAAGGGGGCATCATGCCGCCTGTAGAATTTAGCAGGCCGGAGGTCGCACAGATTCTCATCAACGCCATGAAACAGTAGGAAAGTCGATAAGAGGCTATCAGCTTCGTTCTCGTAGTTCGGCAGTTCCGGCCACCTCACCGACTCCGTGGCGCTCAGAAAGCGATGCCACTTATTCGTGGCATCTTCGCCCTCCTGTACTCAATTTGTACACTCCGGTTGCCTCACTCCTGCGGCCTGGCAGCTAACCTCTTCTTGACATTCCGATAAGCTTTCTATAATTTTTTCCGGGACAGATTTTGCCCATGACCACGGATTCTCTCGCACCGGTTACACCCGGAAGATTATTGGGGATCCCCAAGAAACTGTCGTGGGCAAAAAGTGCAAAAGCCATGGCTTCCACTGCTTTGCTATCCATTCCAAGATTTTCAAATTGAACAACCGGGACCGGGTAAAACGCCCTTCGCAGCAGGGCCAACAATGTTCGATTCCTGACTCCTCCGCCCCCAATCACAATTTCATCCACTTCGTTCCTGGAAAGAACAAACCTTTCACAGCTACTGTATATGGATGCGGAGGTATAGGCCGTCACAGTGGCCATCAGATCTTCATCAGATATTTGATAGGAGACGCTCTGTTCGAGAATCGCTTCAATGAGGGACTGCCCGAAAGTTTCTCTCCCCGTGCTTTTTGGGGGACGCTTTTTTATGAAGGAATGAGACATCAGTTCAGTCAGCAAAGGAAGATGGATCCTCCCTTTAGCCGCCATGGCACCGTTTAAATCCATCTTTTTTCGTCCGAAGGTCAATCTCTCTGCCAACCCATCAATCAGCATATTTCCCGGTCCGGTATCGAAGGCAAGGATTTCTTTCTTACTGGAAAAAGGAAGATACGTGACATTGCTAATTCCGCCAATATTGACGATCAAACGGCTCTTTCCCTCTTTCCTGACCAGGGCATGATGAAAATAGGGAGCTATCGGCGCTCCTTCCCCTCCGGCGGCGACATCGGCTGGCCGGAAATCTCCTACAGTGGTCACACCGGTTCTCACTGCAATGACCGAAGGATCTCCAATCTGAAAGGTAGAATGAATCTTATAACGGCCTTCCGAAATCCGGGATGGGGAATGCCAGACGGTTTGGCCGTGTGAACCAATCAGGTCAACCTTCGAGATGGCAAGTTTTGAGCGAGCGGCAATTTTCAATGCAGCTTGCGCAAATAGTTCACCGAGAAAAAAATTAAGATGGGATATCAGAGCTGTCGTCTCGTTCTCTTCTGAAATATCGAGCAGTTTCTCCCGAAGATTTTCGGGAAAGGGGTAAGTTTCAAATGCGATCAGCTTGTGGCGGAGTTTATTCCGGGCCCGGGAAATATCGAGAAGAGCAGCGTCGATTCCGTCCAGGGAAGTGCCGGACATGAGTCCAATGACTTTCATAAATTCAAATTTGAGTACTCTATAGATTAGAATCTAATAATTCATGTATAGTACACGGATTCCGAACAATTTTCTACGACAAAGGAGACGCCATTCTCACGGGGATCGCGCTCGGACTCCTCTCTGCGCTCGCATGGGGAACCGGGGATTTTATCGCCAAAAGAGCCGTTGATCGCATCGGCCCGTTTCAAACGCTCTTCTATATGTTTTCGGTTGGAGCGGTCGTTCTCGGACTCTTGACCTTTATGATGATCGGTCGCGTCCAGTCGTTCGATCGGAATCTGCTCATTCTGAACCTGATCTCGTCCCTGCTCTGCGTTCTCGGCTATTTCTTTCTCTATTATGGATTCCAAATTGGTACGCTTTCCGTTGTCT from Nitrospirota bacterium encodes:
- a CDS encoding sigma-54-dependent Fis family transcriptional regulator, with product MNTRNLPSADRILVVDDEPNMRALFKKILAKEGYQVESASSGEEAVRRLETDPFDLVISDLKMGGMDGIQLLKKVKEKAPNTLVILLTAFGTVDTAVSAMKEGAFDYLTKPVNNDEVKLVVKKALEIYHLKLEVEQLREKVEVNKDFKDIIGQSPRMRSLFRMIKMVAYSNTTILINGESGTGKELIARAIHFNSPRRERPFVTVDCGALPETLLESELFGHVRGSFTGAISNKKGLFEEADGGTLLLDEIGDTTIAFQSKLLRVLQESEFKPVGSNKSVHVDVRVVAATNKDLREGVKKKTFREDLYYRLAVVPVLLPSLKERKEDIPLLVDHFIKKYCEHNALLPKLISPQVMKILMDYPWHGNVRELENVIERAVLISPGNEIRLEALFSERSAEDESIDPLQESTHFAIQILERERIAIAMKKANGNRTQAAKLLGISRATLYNKMRQHRTESEHLSTS
- a CDS encoding HlyC/CorC family transporter — encoded protein: MSHLGLDLSIIFILILVSGFFSCTEIAIIAARKAQIKKKAEDGDRSAIIIHSFHKDMERFLASVQIGLTIISSTAAAIGGVISVEVLKPLFQAIPNPAIQKVSEGLSVAVVVVFVSYFSLTLGELVPKSLALRYPDKIALAMAKPMDILYKIFLPLAKVLTYSSRIVLRPFKISKNIIENTHGSEEEIKLMLKEGREQGLIDQTEQELIHSVFEFTDISVKEVMIPRPKIHALDLNTSEEELLKYAAEHKFSRYPVFKRGINDIIGLLNYKNIFESLANKQPLILKNMLHPAYFVPETMKVSHLLKELQRRRMQMAIVINEYGSVEGLVTMEDLIEEIVGEIRDEYDTEEKPVERLKDGSLLIDASLSVRDLNMDYKLPIPESGEYETLGGFVLSQLQNMPRGGEIIQFGDYKFTIVDMDLRRIVKVKVEKIKFPSEKLQEAKASN
- a CDS encoding adenylyl-sulfate reductase subunit alpha, whose translation is MDLHHRNDEIIETDILIIGGGTAGCLAAVEAKEINPALSVTIMEKAHVDRSGCLAGGMNAINAYLNPGETPESFVKYVRFDSCGLIREDLVKSMAELFEYSVKKVEKWGLPILSDEKGNYLPRGRWNIKINGESLKPIIAKAAKQSGTKILNWVVGTNFIVQGNRVLGAVGFSIRHGRMYIVKAKATIIATGGAAGIYKPNNMHDAQHKTWYSPFNNGAGYAMGIRAGAEMTSFEMRYVALRTKDAIAPTGTIALGVNAPQVNAKGEKFMQTKYAHLGGDGAPTPYRAYAPIMEIKEGRGPVYLDTRHITEKQASDLKAAFLDMYPSQVLYWTANEIDPSKEPVEVQTTEPYIVGGHCQGGYWIDVNRKTTLEGLYAAGDVAGGAPFKFVSGCWAEAVIAARDAAATVQKVSFGDIDPAWIEKEAERVYRPLLNYRNKPEQGVLPYDMEVRLQKIMDEYAGGVSTYYEMNEERLLIARKQLAKIPSQFEYLVANDLHQLMKAHEIIDRVIVARVLVEHLLYRKETRWPSYQTRMDYPDRDDDHWLKFVNSRVNLENGEIEMLTRPYEQLVPGDRYKPR
- a CDS encoding sulfurtransferase TusA family protein: MTPPNALQEKKEAAGKIPHDLLTEIESFEAQVEKVRQGKISLDQFRPFRLQHGIYGQRQTNVQMFRVKIPYGGLNSDQMDRLADIAEEHTNGILHTTTRQDIQLHWISLSKCGEIMRKITEVGLTTREACGNTIRNVTGCHKAGVCPSEAFDVSPYAGAISKHFLRNPVCQSMPRKFKISFSGCATACALPGIHDIGLVAEKRISADQKEILGFKVFAGGGLGAMPRVAHLLEDFIPTTELTRVCEAIVRVFDRFGNRKNRNRARLKFVIDKLGMAQFNKLYKVEYEKLAQKAEMTFGLPSLQHENGSALPSSGKGLENGHAKENGNDYDYWLSTNVEPQKQSGFSMVQVRLILGDIQASEFRQVAEIARQYAGGNSRITINQNLLLRWVKNENLPRVYEALKKAGLAKGGAETMSDIVSCPGADTCGIAITSSKQMATSLSKSLGNGSGESSGLDGIRIKISGCQNSCGQHHMAPIGLHGVSKTIGEHTAPFYELHLGGRDSAEGTTFAKAITKIPAKNVPLAVEKVLSLYREKRLEGESFVQFTDRFGKKGFTEELKPLIQLPSFEEKPQFYYDWGGTREFEVVDLGPGECAGGADAMIKTSFDEAEAELAIAREQNENQQGAFALSKAYRAVVAGIKGMLILKGLEPATDTEAFQAFHEHYLKKGAFSGKFGDFSTFVEKLERGGHPSSAEVSQDIARVGTFLEECRILYALSDSELKPAAAKTEHESEDAKATRQIETAKKEAVEEAEKLIEIVPNAKMDLRGVKCPINFVRTKLKLEMMDSGEILEVLLDEGEPAENVPRSVKDEGNQVLGLSQIDHYFKLVIKKP
- a CDS encoding anthranilate phosphoribosyltransferase; amino-acid sequence: MTFQEIIAKIGKGQKGAKNLNREEAEFAMKLLLEGKPSPYQVGAFLISLRIKEESPEELTIFTRLVRSAFYPDLKSMIVNPHELIDLPFYAGKKSSFHVGIPASLIMAGAGLKVVLHGDPTPPGRTSKSMILDVMGWKNQLTLKERIECFQETGWSYLDITQIHPSVKTFLDLRMEIGLRSVFHTLARFLNPFNAASQIVGVSHPKSFEKIAEAMKMLGISRGLVIRGLEGESEAGLSGPVEGLLLDQGNITKIKLDPALLGIPPVNRTEIEIRDPLSEALTAEKILDGSDGGDKKSLSLWNACIGLYLSGKAESMEKAYSQARESLESGKAFKILKIFKNKKLQPIRRS